One Miscanthus floridulus cultivar M001 chromosome 11, ASM1932011v1, whole genome shotgun sequence DNA window includes the following coding sequences:
- the LOC136490879 gene encoding inositol transporter 1-like isoform X1, whose translation MTIDMSMPGSSGLLNAPGKRDMKFFSNPYVLALTGAAGIGGFLFGYDTAEKFHLSGVISGALLYIRDDFPAVRDNYFLQETIVSMALVGAVLGAAGGGWINDAYGRKKSTLLADMMFALGSLVMCAASGPYIIIVGRLLVGLGVGVASVTAPVYIAEAAPSEIRGGLVSTNALMITGGQFFSYLINLGFTEVPGTWRWMLGVAAVPAIVQFVLMLFLPESPRWLYWKDEKAKAIAVLEKIYDSGRLEEEVELLASFSMHEFQSNNTGSYLDVFKSKELRLAFFAGAGLQAFQQFTGINTVMYYSPTIVQMAGFSSNRLALLLSLIVAAMNAAGTIVGIYLIDRCGRRRLALTSLSGVVISLVILALAFILQSSSGLCTSVANGTCQGALGWFAVAGLALYIAFFSPGMGPVPWAVNSEIYPEAYRGMCGGMSATVNWISNLIVAQTFLPIMGLVGTGPTFLIIAGIAVLAFIFVAMYVPETKGLSFDQVEQMWKERAWGNSGNCQSLLGAAAP comes from the exons ATGACGATCGACATGTCCATGCCCGGGAGCTCCGGGCTCCTGAACGCTCCGGGAAAGAGGGACATGAAGTTCTTCAGCAACCCCTACGTGCTTGCGCTCACGGGCGCTGCAGGAATCGGTGGATTCCTCTTTGGCTACGACACAG CTGAGAAATTTCACTTGTCAGGTGTCATATCTGGAGCCCTTCTGTATATCCGCGATGATTTTCCAGCGGTCAGGGACAATTACTTCTTACAG GAAACGATTGTTAGCATGGCCTTAGTCGGAGCTGTGCTTGGAGCTGCTGGGGGTGGTTGGATCAATGATGCGTACGGTCGCAAGAAGTCTACTCTTCTTGCTGATATGATGTTTGCTCTTGGCTCACTTGTCATGTGCGCTGCTTCTGGTCCTTACATTATAATTGTCGGAAGGCTCCTTGTTGGTTTGGGTGTGGGTGTTGCATCAGTCACGGCACCGGTGTACATTGCTGAAGCTGCTCCTTCAGAAATCAGGGGAGGTTTGGTGTCAACTAATGCACTCATGATTACCGGAGGCCAATTCTTCTCCTATCTTATCAATCTCGGCTTTACTGAG GTTCCTGGAACATGGCGCTGGATGCTTGGTGTTGCTGCTGTCCCTGCCATTGTACAGTTTGTGCTGATGCTTTTTCTGCCAGAATCTCCCCGTTGGCTTTACTGGAAG GATGAGAAGGCAAAAGCTATTGCTGTCCTCGAGAAGATCTACGACTCTGGTCGCTTGGAGGAAGAGGTAGAGCTGCTTGCTTCATTCTCCATGCATGAATTCCAGTCCAACAATACTGGAAGCTATTTGGATGTCTTCAAGTCGAAAGAATTGAGGCTAGCTTTCTTTGCTGGGGCTGGTCTTCAG GCCTTCCAGCAATTTACTGGGATCAACACCGTCATGTATTACAGTCCCACAATAGTTCAGATGgccggtttctcttccaacagGTTGGCCTTGCTTCTTTCCCTCATCGTCGCTGCCATGAATGCCGCTGGAACCATTGTTGGAATCTACCTAATCGACCGTTGCGGTCGCCGCCGCCTGGCCCTTACAAGCTTGTCTGGGGTCGTGATCTCCCTTGTCATCCTTGCCTTGGCCTTCATACTGCAGTCATCATCCGGCCTCTGCACGAGTGTCGCTAATGGTACATGCCAAGGTGCGCTAGGCTGGTTCGCGGTGGCAGGCCTTGCTCTGTACATCGCCTTCTTCTCTCCAGGCATGGGGCCTGTCCCGTGGGCTGTGAACTCGGAAATCTACCCTGAGGCATACCGTGGAATGTGCGGCGGCATGTCGGCCACTGTCAACTGGATCTCTAACCTCATCGTGGCTCAGACGTTCCTGCCGATCATGGGGCTGGTCGGGACTGGCCCGACCTTCCTGATCATTGCCGGGATCGCGGTGCTGGCCTTCATCTTCGTGGCCATGTATGTGCCGGAGACAAAGGGCTTGAGCTTTGATCAGGTGGAGCAGATGTGGAAGGAGAGAGCGTGGGGGAACAGTGGCAACTGCCAGAGCCTTTTGGGTGCTGCTGCGCCATAG
- the LOC136490879 gene encoding inositol transporter 1-like isoform X2, producing the protein MTIDMSMPGSSGLLNAPGKRDMKFFSNPYVLALTGAAGIGGFLFGYDTGVISGALLYIRDDFPAVRDNYFLQETIVSMALVGAVLGAAGGGWINDAYGRKKSTLLADMMFALGSLVMCAASGPYIIIVGRLLVGLGVGVASVTAPVYIAEAAPSEIRGGLVSTNALMITGGQFFSYLINLGFTEVPGTWRWMLGVAAVPAIVQFVLMLFLPESPRWLYWKDEKAKAIAVLEKIYDSGRLEEEVELLASFSMHEFQSNNTGSYLDVFKSKELRLAFFAGAGLQAFQQFTGINTVMYYSPTIVQMAGFSSNRLALLLSLIVAAMNAAGTIVGIYLIDRCGRRRLALTSLSGVVISLVILALAFILQSSSGLCTSVANGTCQGALGWFAVAGLALYIAFFSPGMGPVPWAVNSEIYPEAYRGMCGGMSATVNWISNLIVAQTFLPIMGLVGTGPTFLIIAGIAVLAFIFVAMYVPETKGLSFDQVEQMWKERAWGNSGNCQSLLGAAAP; encoded by the exons ATGACGATCGACATGTCCATGCCCGGGAGCTCCGGGCTCCTGAACGCTCCGGGAAAGAGGGACATGAAGTTCTTCAGCAACCCCTACGTGCTTGCGCTCACGGGCGCTGCAGGAATCGGTGGATTCCTCTTTGGCTACGACACAG GTGTCATATCTGGAGCCCTTCTGTATATCCGCGATGATTTTCCAGCGGTCAGGGACAATTACTTCTTACAG GAAACGATTGTTAGCATGGCCTTAGTCGGAGCTGTGCTTGGAGCTGCTGGGGGTGGTTGGATCAATGATGCGTACGGTCGCAAGAAGTCTACTCTTCTTGCTGATATGATGTTTGCTCTTGGCTCACTTGTCATGTGCGCTGCTTCTGGTCCTTACATTATAATTGTCGGAAGGCTCCTTGTTGGTTTGGGTGTGGGTGTTGCATCAGTCACGGCACCGGTGTACATTGCTGAAGCTGCTCCTTCAGAAATCAGGGGAGGTTTGGTGTCAACTAATGCACTCATGATTACCGGAGGCCAATTCTTCTCCTATCTTATCAATCTCGGCTTTACTGAG GTTCCTGGAACATGGCGCTGGATGCTTGGTGTTGCTGCTGTCCCTGCCATTGTACAGTTTGTGCTGATGCTTTTTCTGCCAGAATCTCCCCGTTGGCTTTACTGGAAG GATGAGAAGGCAAAAGCTATTGCTGTCCTCGAGAAGATCTACGACTCTGGTCGCTTGGAGGAAGAGGTAGAGCTGCTTGCTTCATTCTCCATGCATGAATTCCAGTCCAACAATACTGGAAGCTATTTGGATGTCTTCAAGTCGAAAGAATTGAGGCTAGCTTTCTTTGCTGGGGCTGGTCTTCAG GCCTTCCAGCAATTTACTGGGATCAACACCGTCATGTATTACAGTCCCACAATAGTTCAGATGgccggtttctcttccaacagGTTGGCCTTGCTTCTTTCCCTCATCGTCGCTGCCATGAATGCCGCTGGAACCATTGTTGGAATCTACCTAATCGACCGTTGCGGTCGCCGCCGCCTGGCCCTTACAAGCTTGTCTGGGGTCGTGATCTCCCTTGTCATCCTTGCCTTGGCCTTCATACTGCAGTCATCATCCGGCCTCTGCACGAGTGTCGCTAATGGTACATGCCAAGGTGCGCTAGGCTGGTTCGCGGTGGCAGGCCTTGCTCTGTACATCGCCTTCTTCTCTCCAGGCATGGGGCCTGTCCCGTGGGCTGTGAACTCGGAAATCTACCCTGAGGCATACCGTGGAATGTGCGGCGGCATGTCGGCCACTGTCAACTGGATCTCTAACCTCATCGTGGCTCAGACGTTCCTGCCGATCATGGGGCTGGTCGGGACTGGCCCGACCTTCCTGATCATTGCCGGGATCGCGGTGCTGGCCTTCATCTTCGTGGCCATGTATGTGCCGGAGACAAAGGGCTTGAGCTTTGATCAGGTGGAGCAGATGTGGAAGGAGAGAGCGTGGGGGAACAGTGGCAACTGCCAGAGCCTTTTGGGTGCTGCTGCGCCATAG